One window of the Vicinamibacterales bacterium genome contains the following:
- a CDS encoding DUF4159 domain-containing protein, whose amino-acid sequence MRQPRWVLAVAALVGMVWVASEVSAQIPVIGGDKFQGLKWTFVRIKYGSYENEGAARNSQLSYWDDPWAIDAPAAEQNLSRRIKSVTAIEVGEPLVLTLDDEKLWQYPWIYIVEPSNLVLSEKEVPILREFLLRGGTLTLDDFHGPYEWDLTMRQLKRVFPDREIVEIAPPHPIYSCFYRIEKYPQIPGLGSFLSGRTWEKGGFVARLRGIVDDAGRPMVLINWNTDMGDGVEWSNAQEYQGYIKWTAQAYQMLINEVIYSLTH is encoded by the coding sequence ATGCGCCAGCCCCGATGGGTCCTCGCTGTTGCCGCGCTCGTGGGAATGGTGTGGGTCGCATCCGAGGTGAGCGCGCAGATTCCGGTCATTGGCGGCGACAAGTTCCAGGGATTGAAGTGGACCTTCGTCCGCATCAAGTACGGCTCCTACGAAAACGAGGGCGCCGCGCGGAACTCGCAGTTGAGCTATTGGGACGACCCGTGGGCCATCGACGCGCCGGCGGCGGAGCAGAACCTGTCGCGCCGGATCAAGTCGGTGACCGCCATCGAGGTGGGCGAGCCGCTGGTCCTGACCCTGGACGACGAGAAGCTCTGGCAATACCCGTGGATCTACATCGTCGAGCCCAGCAACCTCGTGCTGTCGGAGAAAGAGGTGCCGATCCTCCGCGAGTTCCTGCTGCGCGGCGGCACGCTGACCCTCGACGACTTTCACGGCCCCTACGAATGGGACCTGACCATGCGCCAGCTGAAGCGCGTGTTTCCCGATCGCGAGATCGTCGAGATCGCGCCGCCCCATCCCATCTACAGCTGCTTCTACCGCATCGAGAAGTATCCGCAGATCCCCGGCCTCGGATCGTTCCTGAGCGGGCGGACCTGGGAAAAGGGCGGCTTCGTCGCGCGGCTGCGCGGCATCGTCGATGACGCCGGCCGGCCCATGGTGTTGATCAACTGGAACACCGACATGGGCGATGGCGTGGAGTGGTCGAACGCGCAGGAATACCAGGGCTACATCAAGTGGACCGCGCAGGCCTACCAGATGCTCATCAACGAAGTGATCTATTCGCTGACACACTGA
- a CDS encoding beta-ketoacyl-[acyl-carrier-protein] synthase family protein yields MNSPRVAITGIGAVSAFGVGREVFWDAIRRGQSGTRAITEFDVSSYPCQVAAPVPPVDMTAAEPLAGERGPRDSRADPKRYSRAALFGVVAAREAWNDAGLAFGQANAGVIIGSGGGGIDVGERQYQDFFTTGGKNVTPYAIAVGICGMVSSEISIALGVRGISHVLSTGCTSSTDALGYACMLLRQGDCDVLLSGGTDGCVLPGMIFGFSRMRAVSTHYNDRGAEASRPFDRGRDGFVLGEGAWMLTLELEDRARARGATVYATIDGYASTCDAYHRVQMDPDGEQIVHCMRQAIERSGRAAEEIGYINYHGTSTVLNDAIEARCTRLAFGALADRIPGSSTKSMIGHPQGASGAAGVVATALALSRGFLPPTINLTTPDPQCDLDFIPNEGRAAQPEAALCNCLGFGSKNSALVIGRAHG; encoded by the coding sequence GTGAACTCACCACGAGTTGCCATTACCGGCATCGGAGCCGTTTCGGCGTTTGGCGTCGGGCGCGAGGTGTTTTGGGATGCGATCCGCCGGGGCCAAAGCGGCACGCGGGCCATCACCGAGTTCGACGTCTCCTCGTATCCCTGCCAGGTGGCGGCCCCGGTTCCGCCGGTGGACATGACCGCGGCCGAGCCGCTGGCCGGCGAGCGCGGGCCGCGGGACTCGCGCGCCGATCCCAAGCGCTACTCCCGCGCCGCGCTGTTCGGCGTGGTGGCGGCTCGTGAGGCCTGGAACGACGCCGGTCTCGCGTTTGGCCAGGCCAACGCCGGCGTGATCATCGGCAGCGGCGGCGGCGGCATCGACGTGGGCGAGCGTCAATACCAGGATTTCTTCACCACCGGCGGCAAGAACGTCACGCCCTACGCGATTGCCGTCGGCATTTGCGGCATGGTCTCGAGCGAGATCTCGATTGCGCTGGGCGTGCGCGGCATCAGCCACGTGCTGTCCACCGGCTGCACCAGTTCCACCGACGCCCTTGGTTACGCCTGCATGCTGCTGCGCCAGGGCGACTGCGACGTGCTGCTGTCGGGCGGCACCGACGGCTGCGTGCTGCCGGGCATGATCTTCGGCTTCTCCCGCATGCGCGCCGTCTCGACGCACTACAACGATCGCGGCGCCGAGGCGTCGCGGCCGTTCGATCGCGGACGCGACGGCTTCGTGCTGGGCGAGGGCGCGTGGATGCTGACGCTGGAGCTGGAGGACCGCGCCCGCGCCCGCGGCGCCACCGTCTACGCCACGATCGACGGCTACGCATCGACGTGCGACGCCTACCACCGCGTCCAGATGGATCCGGACGGCGAACAGATTGTCCACTGCATGCGCCAGGCGATCGAGCGATCCGGGCGCGCCGCCGAGGAGATCGGCTACATCAACTACCACGGCACCTCCACGGTGCTGAACGACGCCATCGAGGCGCGCTGCACGCGGCTGGCCTTCGGCGCGCTGGCCGACCGCATTCCCGGGTCGTCCACCAAGTCGATGATCGGCCACCCGCAGGGCGCCAGCGGCGCCGCCGGCGTGGTCGCCACCGCACTGGCGCTGTCGCGCGGCTTCCTGCCGCCCACCATCAACCTCACCACTCCCGATCCGCAATGCGACCTGGACTTCATCCCGAACGAGGGCCGCGCCGCGCAGCCGGAGGCGGCGTTGTGCAACTGCCTCGGATTCGGATCGAAGAACAGCGCACTGGTCATCGGCCGCGCGCATGGATGA
- a CDS encoding DUF1801 domain-containing protein: MTRLEHPHKAAIELLRQIICGADPSIAEGVKWNAPSFRTTEYFATTHLREKDGIGIILHVGAKVRERPSFQIDDPQGLIKWLARDRALVNFAGVEDVRAHEAAIQAVVRQWITSV; encoded by the coding sequence ATGACGCGCCTGGAGCATCCGCACAAGGCGGCCATCGAGTTGCTGCGTCAGATCATCTGCGGCGCCGATCCCTCGATCGCCGAGGGCGTGAAGTGGAATGCGCCGAGCTTTCGCACCACGGAGTATTTCGCCACCACGCACCTCCGCGAGAAAGACGGCATCGGCATCATCCTGCACGTGGGCGCGAAGGTTCGCGAGCGGCCGTCGTTCCAGATCGACGATCCGCAGGGCCTCATCAAGTGGCTGGCCAGGGACCGGGCGCTGGTCAACTTCGCCGGGGTCGAAGACGTGAGGGCGCACGAGGCCGCGATTCAAGCGGTGGTGCGCCAGTGGATTACGTCGGTCTAG
- a CDS encoding PaaI family thioesterase codes for MPPPVTPEPGWTSVQPFPQLDPHSFLVANPSGESVRIAYFRGPEPGVLYAKAWFGRETQGPPGYVHGGAMAAVLDESMGGACWMNGHPTVAAKISVSFLEMLRLESETTVEARVDRTDGRKIYVSAKLIDASGTVVAESDGLFIVLREDQLKSM; via the coding sequence TTGCCACCACCCGTTACACCCGAGCCCGGCTGGACCTCGGTCCAGCCGTTCCCGCAACTCGATCCCCATTCATTTCTCGTCGCCAACCCGTCCGGCGAAAGCGTGCGCATTGCCTACTTTCGCGGTCCCGAGCCCGGCGTGCTCTACGCGAAGGCCTGGTTCGGCCGCGAGACGCAGGGCCCGCCGGGCTACGTCCACGGCGGCGCGATGGCGGCGGTGCTTGACGAGAGCATGGGCGGCGCCTGCTGGATGAACGGCCACCCCACGGTGGCCGCGAAGATCTCGGTGTCGTTCCTGGAAATGCTGCGGCTGGAGTCGGAGACGACCGTCGAGGCCCGGGTCGACCGGACGGACGGGCGCAAGATCTACGTCAGCGCCAAGCTGATCGATGCGTCGGGCACTGTCGTCGCCGAATCCGACGGGCTCTTCATCGTCCTGCGCGAAGATCAACTGAAATCGATGTAA
- a CDS encoding FAD-dependent monooxygenase yields the protein MDDVVIVGGGPAGALAALILARAGARVRVFERARFPRHKLCGDTLNPGALAVLARHLDVTWLAANSNDIHGMLITGPGGIAVRAVYGAGIAGRAVTRQVFDEWLLRQAGEAGAHVEEGGAVKGALVSGGRVSGVIAMCGGGGEAAHAGRLVIAADGRRSTLAFSRGLARQPARPRRWAIGGYFTDVTGCGTVGEMHVRRGHYIGVAPVPGGLTNVCVVMPHATGDQPIGPPAEVIRTRLDGDPSLRDRFAAARLVGDPVMLGPMAIDTDTAGEPGLLLAGDAAGFIDPMTGDGMRLALAGAELAAAAALDVLAGRLSPAIAHLELTRRRRAAFASKWRFNRTLRTLVASPRGVSAAAVAARAVPSLFAGIIRYAGDCPS from the coding sequence ATGGATGACGTCGTCATCGTCGGCGGCGGTCCGGCGGGGGCGTTGGCGGCCCTCATCCTGGCGCGCGCCGGCGCGAGGGTCCGTGTGTTCGAGCGCGCGCGCTTTCCGAGGCACAAGCTGTGCGGCGACACCTTGAATCCCGGGGCGTTGGCGGTGTTGGCGCGGCACCTGGACGTCACCTGGCTGGCGGCGAACAGCAATGACATCCACGGCATGCTGATCACGGGCCCCGGCGGTATCGCGGTGCGGGCCGTGTACGGCGCCGGCATTGCCGGCCGCGCCGTGACGCGCCAGGTGTTCGACGAGTGGCTCCTGCGGCAGGCCGGGGAGGCGGGCGCGCACGTGGAAGAGGGCGGGGCCGTGAAAGGCGCGCTGGTCTCCGGCGGCCGGGTGAGCGGCGTGATCGCGATGTGCGGCGGCGGCGGGGAAGCGGCGCATGCGGGCCGCCTCGTCATTGCCGCCGACGGACGCCGGTCGACGCTGGCCTTTTCGCGCGGCCTGGCGCGCCAGCCGGCGCGTCCCCGGCGATGGGCGATCGGCGGTTACTTTACCGACGTCACTGGATGCGGCACCGTCGGCGAGATGCACGTGCGCCGGGGACACTACATCGGCGTGGCGCCGGTGCCGGGCGGCCTGACCAACGTCTGCGTGGTGATGCCGCATGCCACCGGTGACCAGCCCATCGGGCCCCCGGCGGAGGTGATTCGCACGCGGCTCGACGGCGATCCGTCACTGCGCGACCGGTTTGCCGCCGCACGCCTGGTGGGCGATCCGGTGATGCTGGGCCCCATGGCCATCGACACCGACACGGCCGGCGAGCCGGGCCTGCTGCTGGCCGGTGACGCCGCGGGATTCATCGACCCCATGACCGGGGATGGCATGCGCCTCGCCCTGGCGGGCGCCGAACTCGCCGCGGCCGCGGCGCTGGATGTGCTCGCCGGCCGGCTGTCGCCCGCCATCGCGCACCTGGAACTGACGCGCCGCCGCCGCGCGGCCTTCGCCTCGAAGTGGCGATTCAACCGGACCTTGCGGACGCTGGTGGCCTCGCCACGGGGTGTTTCGGCGGCCGCCGTCGCGGCGCGGGCGGTGCCGTCGCTGTTTGCCGGGATCATCCGTTACGCGGGAGACTGTCCATCGTGA
- a CDS encoding mannosyltransferase family protein: MKLPKWATALDVLAVVMAIIALSVVVAGGFRLVIFGTRLSVTDWWRPALWSVVALVIRHAIVRHQPLPQRVVQAVVRWWRNPDTRTVLPIHLATRGGVLAVGFLAVILIGFPPEAASRWRIYSNDFLDLPARWDAGWYLGIAMEGYRYLPNAPADVQQNIAFFPAFPMTVRYLSTVLGHQPLWTGVGVSLVAFFLALGYFLRLARDELRDEDQAVTAVMLLAAYPFAVFFSAAYTEGLFLLTLVGAVYHFRHDQLWRAAGWGFLCGLTRPNGSFLSIVLGLMAVAPVWGMWRPASAGPGPSDETTGWPRVGKRLLSASAPGFGMLAFSAYIYQLTGHPFRWTMQNAAWGRVYRGLDSLVSDRVDFIANNGLYNYASTQTIDFFYLLAVLFALGSVWPVYRRFGLPYAVLLLVNVLPPMAAGGLLSMGRVTSVLFPAFLWMGGAIPARHRTAWIACFACLQGFVAVMFFTWRPLF, from the coding sequence GTGAAACTGCCGAAGTGGGCGACGGCGCTCGACGTCCTCGCCGTCGTGATGGCCATCATCGCGCTGTCGGTCGTCGTGGCCGGCGGCTTCCGTCTCGTGATCTTCGGCACCCGGCTCTCGGTCACGGATTGGTGGCGTCCCGCGCTGTGGAGCGTGGTGGCGCTGGTCATTCGCCACGCCATCGTCCGGCATCAGCCGCTGCCGCAGCGCGTGGTGCAGGCGGTGGTCCGCTGGTGGCGCAATCCCGACACCAGAACCGTGCTGCCGATCCACCTGGCGACGCGCGGCGGCGTGCTCGCTGTCGGCTTCCTCGCGGTGATCCTGATCGGATTTCCGCCGGAGGCGGCCTCGCGCTGGCGCATCTACTCCAACGATTTTCTCGACCTGCCGGCACGGTGGGACGCCGGCTGGTACCTCGGCATTGCGATGGAGGGGTATCGCTACCTCCCCAACGCGCCGGCCGACGTCCAGCAGAACATCGCGTTCTTCCCGGCGTTCCCCATGACCGTGCGGTACTTGTCCACGGTGCTCGGCCATCAGCCGTTGTGGACCGGCGTGGGCGTGTCGCTGGTCGCGTTCTTCCTGGCGCTCGGCTACTTCCTCCGGCTGGCGCGGGACGAACTGCGCGACGAGGACCAGGCGGTTACGGCCGTCATGCTGCTGGCGGCCTATCCGTTCGCGGTGTTCTTCAGCGCGGCCTATACCGAGGGGCTGTTCCTGCTGACGCTGGTCGGCGCCGTGTACCACTTCCGCCACGATCAGCTGTGGCGCGCGGCCGGGTGGGGATTCCTGTGCGGGCTGACGCGGCCCAACGGGTCGTTCCTGTCGATCGTGCTCGGCCTGATGGCCGTCGCCCCGGTGTGGGGGATGTGGCGTCCGGCTTCAGCCGGACCAGGCCCTTCAGATGAAACAACCGGCTGGCCCCGCGTCGGCAAGCGGCTGCTGTCGGCGTCCGCGCCCGGCTTCGGGATGCTGGCGTTCTCCGCCTACATCTACCAGCTCACCGGCCATCCCTTCCGCTGGACCATGCAGAATGCGGCGTGGGGCCGGGTGTATCGCGGCCTCGACTCGCTGGTGTCGGATCGCGTGGACTTCATCGCCAACAACGGCCTCTACAACTACGCCTCCACCCAGACGATTGACTTCTTCTATCTGCTCGCCGTGTTGTTCGCGCTCGGGTCCGTCTGGCCGGTGTATCGCCGGTTCGGCCTCCCGTACGCGGTGCTGCTGCTGGTGAACGTGCTGCCGCCGATGGCGGCGGGCGGTTTGCTGTCGATGGGCCGCGTCACGTCGGTGCTGTTTCCGGCGTTCCTGTGGATGGGCGGCGCCATCCCGGCCCGGCACCGCACGGCGTGGATCGCCTGCTTCGCGTGCCTGCAGGGATTTGTCGCGGTGATGTTCTTCACCTGGCGCCCGCTGTTCTAG
- a CDS encoding methyltransferase domain-containing protein: protein MALFDTETRRSGDAATRALSVTTVETDFVEKVYQNIAKVYDYTYGPTLHPGRLEAIEKMAIHPGTNVLEVGVGTGINLSLYPRTCRVTGIDLSSRMLERAQERIDNKGLHHCEVAEMDATKLTFADNSFDVVYAPYVISVVPDPVAVAREMYRVCRPGGRVIILNHFKSANPIMGRIERAISPMTVHIGFTADLDMHAFLAQADLRPVSIEKVNVPKMWSLITVVKN, encoded by the coding sequence ATGGCCCTATTTGATACGGAGACTCGGCGTTCGGGCGACGCGGCCACCAGGGCGCTGTCGGTTACCACGGTCGAGACCGACTTCGTAGAAAAGGTCTACCAGAACATTGCCAAGGTGTACGACTACACCTACGGTCCCACCCTCCATCCCGGCCGACTCGAAGCCATCGAGAAGATGGCGATCCACCCCGGTACCAACGTGCTCGAAGTGGGCGTCGGCACCGGCATCAACCTGTCCCTGTATCCGCGCACCTGCCGCGTCACCGGTATCGACCTGTCGAGCCGCATGCTCGAACGGGCGCAGGAGCGCATCGACAACAAGGGTCTGCATCACTGCGAAGTCGCCGAAATGGACGCCACCAAGCTGACGTTCGCCGACAACTCCTTCGACGTCGTCTACGCACCCTACGTGATCAGCGTGGTGCCGGACCCGGTCGCGGTCGCGCGCGAGATGTACCGCGTGTGCCGTCCCGGCGGCCGCGTCATCATCCTCAACCACTTCAAGAGCGCGAACCCGATCATGGGCCGCATCGAAAGGGCGATCTCGCCGATGACCGTGCACATCGGCTTCACCGCCGACCTCGACATGCATGCATTCCTGGCCCAGGCCGACCTGCGCCCGGTGTCGATCGAGAAGGTGAACGTCCCGAAGATGTGGTCGCTCATCACGGTCGTCAAGAACTAG
- a CDS encoding isoprenylcysteine carboxylmethyltransferase family protein: protein MRTMFAWIGALLFAASLLSFVVVYGNLLRLPAPATGAPIWPAVLFDVTLFTIFALHHSVMARTGAKAWISRIVSPELERSVYVWIASLLFIAVCWLWRPLPGIAWALEGPLQWLGFGVQLAGLALTERASGIIGVWELAGVRQARRDQPVEFKVTGPFGLVRHPIYFGWLLIVFGTPEMTCSRLLFAVVSSAYLVVAIPLEEASLVQAFGEKYRAYQRQVRSRLVPGVW from the coding sequence GTGCGCACAATGTTCGCGTGGATCGGCGCGCTCTTGTTCGCCGCGTCGCTCCTCTCGTTCGTCGTGGTCTACGGCAACCTCCTTCGCCTCCCGGCGCCGGCGACCGGCGCGCCGATCTGGCCCGCGGTGCTCTTCGACGTCACGCTCTTCACCATCTTCGCGTTGCACCACAGCGTGATGGCGCGGACCGGCGCCAAGGCCTGGATCAGCCGGATCGTGTCGCCGGAGCTCGAGCGCAGCGTCTACGTCTGGATCGCCAGCCTGCTCTTCATCGCCGTGTGCTGGCTGTGGCGGCCGCTGCCGGGAATCGCATGGGCGCTCGAGGGGCCGCTGCAGTGGCTGGGCTTTGGCGTCCAATTGGCCGGGCTCGCGCTGACCGAACGCGCCTCAGGGATCATCGGGGTGTGGGAGCTGGCCGGCGTGCGGCAGGCGCGTCGCGACCAGCCGGTGGAGTTCAAGGTGACCGGCCCATTCGGCCTGGTCCGGCATCCGATCTATTTCGGCTGGCTGCTGATTGTGTTCGGCACGCCGGAGATGACCTGCAGCCGGCTGCTGTTCGCGGTGGTCAGTTCCGCCTACCTGGTCGTGGCGATTCCGCTGGAGGAAGCCTCACTCGTGCAGGCGTTTGGTGAGAAGTACCGCGCCTACCAACGCCAGGTGCGGTCGCGACTGGTGCCCGGGGTCTGGTAG
- a CDS encoding isoprenylcysteine carboxylmethyltransferase family protein has protein sequence MTPTPATAIAVLTVVAAFLMMGGELVLSVFNERQLRAKGAVEPPGDVIAIMRWTYPASFVAMGVEGALVGPSPSSILLGGLVLFGLAKALKVWAIASLGPRWSYRVLVLPDAPLVTSGPYRYLSHPNYLAVVGELVSVACIVAAPITGVLAAIAFGLLMRARIRIEDRALGRVAPPKP, from the coding sequence GTGACGCCAACCCCAGCGACCGCGATTGCCGTGCTCACCGTCGTGGCCGCGTTCCTGATGATGGGCGGCGAGCTGGTGCTGTCGGTGTTCAACGAGCGCCAGTTGCGCGCGAAGGGCGCGGTGGAGCCGCCGGGTGATGTCATCGCGATCATGCGATGGACCTACCCCGCGTCGTTTGTGGCGATGGGCGTGGAAGGCGCGCTGGTCGGGCCGTCGCCCAGTTCCATCCTGTTGGGGGGGCTGGTGCTGTTCGGCCTCGCCAAGGCGCTCAAGGTCTGGGCCATCGCATCGCTCGGTCCGCGGTGGAGCTACCGCGTGCTGGTCCTGCCGGACGCGCCGCTGGTCACCTCCGGTCCGTACCGCTACCTGTCGCATCCCAATTACCTCGCCGTGGTCGGCGAGTTGGTGAGCGTCGCCTGCATCGTGGCCGCGCCGATCACCGGGGTCCTGGCGGCGATTGCATTCGGCCTGCTGATGCGCGCACGCATCCGCATCGAAGACCGCGCGCTAGGCAGAGTGGCCCCGCCGAAGCCATGA
- a CDS encoding tetratricopeptide repeat protein — MSRRVWLLLASVVLTIGLAPFVTAEQASNVAAARANAEKSWRGGRLDEIEKFADAFPKDETLAVLRARAGAARGDYLRAESVLQPFAAANPAGDAALEAGLLQQLMGRRVEARRSLQLVMMGDQRTPTARDHVRAARAARALGRFDDANAFFRDADGLTPNDAAINTEWGDLFVEKYNNKDAARSFQEALKADPVYGPALLGMARALADQNPAQAAALAEQALKLNPLDFGAHLFLADMAIYQDKKKDALASIDRVLAVNPKHLEALSMQAALAYVDGRDQDYQAALAAALKIHPTYGEIHRVVGSMTAHYYRFDEAAEHVRKAIALDRDNVRAYADLGAHLMRTGDERNARRALETAFKVDPWNVVTFNLLALLDTLEPFDTVREGDMVIRLHPDEAAVLRQYVPQLAKEAMASLSKQWEFTPKGPILIEMFPKHDDFAVRTLGLPGMIGALGACFGRVVTVDSPKARDPGTFNWAETLWHEIAHVITLQLSDNRLPRWLSEGASVYEERRARPEWGREMDIPFARAMDRGKLIKLRDLNSGFSNPETISLSYYQASLVVEHIADVYGQAKLRALVRAYADGSDTEAAIRKALGVEIDALQTTFDRFLEQRYAGMRTALAVPEGLTADMPLDAVKSVASAHPGSYAAQMALGEALTEGNPDGAIAAFERAAQLIPNVTGEDSPYALIAAVALKKGDKARAATALETLTGKGQTDIVSARLMSTLVDGAREPARMQVALKRVVAVDPFDAASHSILGRIDLNAKRVDEAIRMFRVALAAKPLDRASAHADLAEALAEAGQRDEAKKQALAALEIAPTFTRAQDLLLRLAQGSR; from the coding sequence ATGTCTCGCCGCGTTTGGCTGCTCCTGGCTTCGGTCGTGCTAACCATTGGGCTCGCGCCGTTCGTCACGGCCGAGCAGGCGTCAAACGTCGCGGCGGCACGGGCCAACGCCGAGAAGTCATGGCGCGGCGGCCGTCTCGACGAGATCGAGAAGTTCGCCGACGCCTTCCCGAAAGACGAAACCCTCGCCGTGCTGCGCGCCAGGGCCGGCGCCGCGCGCGGCGACTACCTGCGCGCCGAGTCGGTGCTGCAGCCGTTTGCGGCGGCCAACCCAGCCGGCGACGCCGCCCTCGAAGCCGGCTTGCTCCAGCAATTAATGGGCCGCCGGGTCGAGGCGCGCCGATCCCTCCAGCTGGTGATGATGGGTGACCAGCGCACGCCCACCGCGCGCGACCACGTGCGCGCCGCCCGTGCCGCCCGCGCCCTCGGACGGTTCGACGATGCCAACGCGTTCTTCCGCGACGCCGACGGGCTGACGCCCAACGACGCGGCGATCAACACGGAGTGGGGCGACCTGTTCGTCGAGAAATACAACAACAAGGACGCCGCCCGGTCGTTCCAGGAGGCGTTGAAGGCCGACCCCGTGTACGGTCCGGCGCTGCTCGGCATGGCCCGCGCGCTGGCCGACCAGAATCCGGCACAGGCGGCGGCGCTGGCCGAGCAGGCGCTCAAGCTGAATCCGCTCGACTTCGGGGCGCACCTGTTCCTCGCCGACATGGCGATCTACCAGGACAAGAAGAAGGACGCGCTGGCGTCGATCGATCGCGTGCTGGCGGTGAACCCGAAACACCTCGAAGCCCTGTCGATGCAGGCGGCTCTCGCCTATGTCGATGGCCGCGACCAGGACTATCAGGCCGCGCTCGCGGCGGCGCTCAAGATCCATCCCACCTACGGCGAGATCCATCGCGTGGTCGGGTCGATGACCGCGCACTACTACCGCTTCGACGAGGCGGCCGAGCACGTGCGCAAGGCGATTGCCCTCGACCGCGACAACGTCCGCGCCTACGCCGACCTGGGCGCGCACCTGATGCGGACCGGCGACGAACGCAACGCCCGCCGCGCGCTGGAAACCGCCTTCAAGGTCGATCCCTGGAACGTCGTCACGTTCAACCTGCTCGCGCTGCTCGACACGCTCGAACCCTTCGACACCGTGCGCGAAGGCGACATGGTCATTCGCCTCCATCCGGACGAAGCGGCGGTGTTGCGGCAGTACGTGCCGCAGCTCGCCAAGGAGGCGATGGCGTCGTTGAGCAAGCAGTGGGAGTTCACGCCCAAGGGCCCCATCCTGATCGAGATGTTCCCGAAGCACGACGACTTCGCGGTGCGGACGCTCGGCCTGCCCGGCATGATCGGCGCTCTCGGCGCCTGCTTCGGCCGCGTCGTCACCGTCGACTCGCCGAAGGCGCGCGACCCCGGCACCTTCAACTGGGCCGAGACGCTGTGGCACGAGATCGCCCACGTCATCACCCTGCAGCTGTCCGACAACCGCCTGCCACGGTGGCTGAGCGAAGGCGCGTCCGTGTACGAAGAGCGCCGCGCCCGCCCGGAGTGGGGCCGCGAGATGGACATCCCGTTCGCGCGGGCGATGGATCGCGGCAAGTTGATCAAGCTGCGCGACCTCAACTCCGGATTCAGCAACCCGGAAACCATCTCGCTCTCGTATTACCAGGCCTCGCTGGTCGTCGAGCACATCGCCGACGTCTATGGCCAGGCGAAGCTGCGCGCGCTGGTACGGGCGTACGCCGACGGCTCCGACACGGAGGCCGCGATTCGCAAGGCGCTCGGCGTGGAGATTGACGCGCTGCAGACCACGTTCGATCGCTTTCTCGAACAGCGGTATGCGGGGATGCGCACGGCGCTCGCCGTTCCCGAAGGGCTGACGGCGGACATGCCGCTCGATGCGGTGAAGTCGGTCGCCTCCGCCCACCCGGGCAGCTATGCCGCGCAGATGGCTCTCGGCGAGGCGCTGACGGAAGGGAATCCCGACGGCGCCATTGCCGCCTTCGAACGCGCCGCGCAACTGATCCCGAACGTGACCGGCGAAGACAGCCCGTACGCGCTGATTGCGGCGGTCGCCCTCAAGAAGGGCGACAAGGCCCGCGCCGCCACTGCCCTCGAGACGCTGACCGGCAAGGGGCAGACCGACATTGTCTCGGCGCGGCTGATGTCCACGCTGGTCGATGGCGCGCGCGAGCCGGCGCGGATGCAAGTGGCCCTCAAGCGCGTGGTCGCCGTCGACCCGTTCGATGCCGCATCGCATTCGATACTGGGCCGGATCGACCTGAACGCGAAGCGCGTGGACGAGGCCATCCGGATGTTCCGCGTCGCGCTGGCGGCCAAGCCGCTCGACCGCGCCAGCGCGCACGCCGACCTGGCCGAGGCGCTCGCCGAGGCCGGTCAGCGCGATGAGGCCAAAAAGCAGGCGCTGGCCGCGCTCGAGATCGCGCCGACGTTCACACGGGCGCAGGATCTGCTCCTGAGGCTCGCACAAGGAAGTCGTTGA